GCTACAAGGTCTCGTTTACAACAAGCACCACTGCGAAAGGGCGTGCGAAACTATTTCCTACAATTACGATTTCGCCAGTTTGAGTAGTtttctgtaaaaacaaacaaaccactttttttgtgaaatcctgtacagactgccCATGATACTGTATCTCCGGAACTTACTTCATCACAGTATCGATGTTCTGTCATTGTATTGTCTGGCTCTGTTTACCTCCATCCTGTTGTTGTCAGGAAATCATTTCCTTCAGTATGTCAGAAGAATAATTCCTGATTCCTGGCTACCTTGTTAAAGAAGGCAGGTTCTTCAGCCTCTTCAGCCTCTTCAGGTTCTTCAGGTTCTTTAGGTTCTTTAGCCTCTTCAGCCTCTTTAGGTTCTTCAGCCTCTTTAGGTTCTTCAGCCTCTTTAGGTTCTTCAGCCTCTTTAGGTTCTTCTGCCTCTTTAGGTTCTTCTGCCTCTTTAGGTTCTTCAGCCTCTTTAGGTTCTTCAGGTTCTTTAGCCTCTTTAGGTTCTTTAGCCTCTTTAGGTTCTTTAGCCTCTTCAGCCTGTAGGTTCTTCAGCCTCTTCAGCCTCTTTAGGTTCTTCGGCCTCTTTATGTTCTTCTGGTTCTTCAGCCTCTTTAGGTTCTTCAGCCTCTTTATGTTCTTCTGGTTCTTCAGCCTCTTTAGGTTCTTCTGGTTCTTCAGCCTCTTTATGTTCTTCTGGTTCTTCAGCCTCTTTAGGTTCTTCTGGTTCTTCAGCCTCTTTATGTTCTTCTGGTTCTTCAGCCTCTTTAGGTTCTTCTGGTTCTTCAGCCTCTTTAGGTTCTTCTGGTTCTTCAGCCTCTTTGTGACTCCGAATGACACTTACGTTGTCGAGggcagtttttgtttttgtgttataaAAACGCACTCTGTGATGAAACACCATGTAATTCATGAAGTAGATGAGCTGGTGCATGAGACGGGCGTCTCTGTTCTGTCGTAAATGGTGGCCTGgtcatgttttgattttattttgaatatttattaaatgtaggCTGatcgtactttttttttttttttttttttttttttttaaatgatgtttcaCTGCCACTTTCATCTTTTTGTATTCTCATGAATACGGTGTATTAGGTGCTCGTTATCCTGGTCTGAGCCTCGTCTCATTACGTATTCATCAAAACCTtgtgccccacacacacacacacacacacacacacacacactcgcgttCATCCTGAGGAGGAATCGGATTACACAGCAAGGTCaagctctgagagagagagagagagagagagagagagagagagagagagagagggaggaaggaggGGCAGGAGTTAAACCGGACTCTTCAGATTATTACTCTTCGCAGTGTACGAGATCACAATGAAGCCTCTAACGCTGTGTGATTAACGTGTGTTTTTATACGATCCATGTCAGATCATACGATGAAGATTCGCTAACGTTCTGTGAAGTTTACGTCCCCGATCGGTCTGAACCGGTCTACGAAAACCTTATGACGTCACGTTATGCGTTCGAAGAAGGAAATGACCACAAACGAAaaattcattctttctttcacgCAGGCGATTTTTGCCCTCATTGCTCGTCACCTTCTCGTTTGATTGGTTTCCCCCAACCCTTAGAGTTCTTCCTGCTCCAAACACGCCTGATTCAGCCAATCAGGTAATAAACAGCCCTTCTTGTGGTGTTCTAGTGATTGGGCTACAAGAGTTAAATGTGCAGGACTGAATGCTCTCCACGATTGAGAACCTGTCCAATGCACCACCAGCAATGAAGGACTAACTAGTTTAACCACATTCGGCAACCGTAACCGCAACCGGACGCTCCTCACGATGGGATAAAAGCCTTTTGCAATACCATGGGGAGATCTCAGCCCAATTCATTTTGCAGTAATGTTTCGTTTGTTGACGTTGCGATCgagttcaagtcaggactttgactccgaaccgtcgtcttttttttttttttttttcttttctttttcttttcggAGGCTCAGACAGGGACTTGTTTCTACGGAGCGGATTTTATGGTTCTGTCAAAAATGTGATCCCGCCATAGTGTtactccaccaccaccaccaccaccactacgcTTCACTCTTGTCGTAACGTCCTTACTGTGAGCGGGGCAGTACACACAGAGGACGGTGAACACGCAGGACATCAAAGACGGGCTGATGAATGCACGGGATGATAAATTCGCAGGTCGGAAACCACTCGGGCCGATAAATACGCAGGAGACGAGACGATGACTACAAGGGAGGATT
This is a stretch of genomic DNA from Ictalurus punctatus breed USDA103 chromosome 13, Coco_2.0, whole genome shotgun sequence. It encodes these proteins:
- the LOC128634554 gene encoding 110 kDa antigen-like; this translates as MREEDDEEEDEEEEEGRLHALLFILIRIWHAFRSLSSEPFSAEALSFGVTKRLKNQKNLKRLKNQKNLKRLKNQKNIKRLKNQKNLKRLKNQKNIKRLKNQKNLKRLKNQKNIKRLKNLKRLKNQKNIKRPKNLKRLKRLKNLQAEEAKEPKEAKEPKEAKEPEEPKEAEEPKEAEEPKEAEEPKEAEEPKEAEEPKEAEEPKEAEEAKEPKEPEEPEEAEEAEEPAFFNKVARNQELFF